Proteins co-encoded in one Astatotilapia calliptera chromosome 18, fAstCal1.2, whole genome shotgun sequence genomic window:
- the LOC113011065 gene encoding alpha/beta hydrolase domain-containing protein 17A-like: MNGLSIRELCCLFCCPPCPSRIAAKLAFLPPEPTYALLPDPDPVSGAGAASGSTSATGLPSLGAPGLRSRLSTASGGDRGGGGGGVGGGGGGGGGGGGSSSGSGGGSSVGSEGRWKLHLTERAEFQYSQRELDVTDVFLTRSSRGNRVGCMYIRCAPNARFTVLFSHGNAVDLGQMSSFYIGLGTRINCNIFSYDYSGYGVSTGKPSEKNLYADIDAAWHALRSRYGISPENIILYGQSIGTVPTVDLASRFECAAVVLHSPLTSGMRVAFPDTKKTYCFDAFPNIEKVSKIPSPVLIIHGTEDEVIDFSHGLALFERCPKAVEPLWVEGAGHNDIELYSQYLERLRRFINQDLAAQHA; encoded by the exons ATGAACGGTCTGTCCATACGAGAGCTATGCTGCCTCTTCTGCTGCCCCCCATGCCCAAGCCGCATTGCAGCCAAACTGGCTTTCCTCCCCCCAGAGCCCACCTATGCTCTTCTCCCTGACCCAGATCCAGTTTCTGGGGCTGGAGCGGCATCTGGGTCCACGTCTGCGACTGGTCTCCCTTCTCTCGGAGCCCCTGGACTTCGCTCTCGACTCAGCACTGCTAGCGGAGGTGACAGAGGAGGCGGCGGCGGTGGTGTTGGAGGTGGTggcggtggtggaggaggaggtggtggtagCAGCAGTGGCAGTGGTGGTGGCAGCAGTGTTGGGAGTGAGGGCAGGTGGAAGCTGCATCTCACAGAGAGAGCAGAGTTCCAGTATTCACAGAGAGAGCTGGACGTGACGGATGTATTCCTGACCAGATCTAGCCGAGGAAACAGGGTTGGATGCATGTACATTCGCTGTGCCCCAAATGCCAG GTTCACTGTTCTGTTTTCCCACGGTAATGCAGTAGACCTGGGCCAGATGAGCAGTTTCTACATCGGATTAGGGACCCGCATCAACTGCAACATCTTCTCTTATGATTACTCAGGCTACGGCGTTAGCACTGGCAAGCCTTCTGAGAAGAACTTATATGCTGACATTGATGCTGCCTGGCACGCCCTGCGCTCAAG GTACGGCATCAGCCCTGAGAATATCATCCTGTACGGACAGAGCATCGGCACGGTGCCTACAGTCGATTTGGCATCGCGGTTTGAGTGTGCTGCTGTGGTCCTCCACTCTCCTCTCACCTCCGGCATGAGGGTTGCCTTCCCCGACACTAAGAAAACATATTGCTTTGATGCTTTTCCAAA CATCGAGAAGGTGTCAAAGATCCCATCTCCAGTGCTTATCATTCACGGTACAGAGGACGAGGTGATCGACTTCTCCCACGGCCTGGCTCTGTTCGAGCGCTGTCCCAAGGCCGTGGAGCCGCTCTGGGTGGAGGGAGCGGGCCACAACGACATTGAGCTTTACAGTCAGTACCTGGAGAGGCTACGACGCTTTATTAACCAGGACCTGGCTGCACAGCATGCCTGA